In one Streptomyces sp. NBC_01288 genomic region, the following are encoded:
- a CDS encoding maleylpyruvate isomerase N-terminal domain-containing protein: MDLFSRSWTALLAAVADLSDEDFALPSGCAGWLVRDLACHLVIDAQDVLITLVTPADTPPTRDAVTYWAVSSTPPTGDDPLDALIVRLAAAYEEPWLLKFHLDDVGSAAGRAARLVDPDLRVSTQDEVLTAGDYLSAYILEWTLHHLDLVAHLPDAAGPSADVLAGARELLERIAGAAFPSSFSDTDVLLVGTGRRAPTGEERAQLGLLDAKLPIILG, translated from the coding sequence GTGGATCTCTTCTCACGTTCTTGGACGGCGCTGCTCGCGGCGGTGGCGGATCTCTCGGACGAGGACTTCGCGCTGCCGTCGGGCTGCGCCGGGTGGCTGGTGCGGGACCTGGCGTGCCATCTGGTCATCGACGCCCAGGACGTCCTGATCACCCTCGTGACACCCGCCGACACACCACCGACCCGCGACGCGGTGACCTACTGGGCGGTCTCCTCGACACCGCCCACCGGCGACGATCCGCTCGACGCGCTGATCGTCCGGCTGGCCGCCGCCTACGAGGAGCCCTGGCTGCTCAAGTTCCATCTGGACGACGTCGGTTCGGCCGCGGGTCGCGCCGCCCGGCTCGTCGATCCCGACCTGCGGGTGAGCACGCAGGACGAGGTTCTCACCGCGGGCGACTACCTCTCCGCGTACATCTTGGAATGGACCCTGCACCATCTCGACCTGGTCGCGCATCTCCCGGACGCGGCGGGACCGTCGGCCGACGTCCTTGCCGGGGCACGGGAGTTGCTGGAGAGGATCGCCGGTGCCGCGTTCCCGTCGTCGTTCTCCGATACGGATGTCCTGCTTGTCGGCACCGGGCGGCGCGCTCCGACCGGCGAGGAGAGGGCTCAACTGGGCCTACTGGACGCCAAGTTGCCGATCATCCTGGGATAG
- a CDS encoding FAD-binding dehydrogenase, which translates to MENSAPTTISRRRALTVAGGVAAGAALAAHAVPAFAADTTSADAIVVGHGLAGLVATAELVAAGKKVLLLDQEPESNLGGQAFWSFGGLFLIDSDEQRLMGIKDSQELAWQDWLGTAGFDRGIDDPTGQDYWARKWAEAYVDFAANEKRSWLYGLGIRWFPIVGWAERGGGLADGHGNSVPRFHVTWGTGPAVVEPFEKQVRAGVAGGKVTFKFRHRVDEIVRTNGTVTGVRGALLEPSTAQRGKATSRTVVGAFELNAPVVIVTSGGIGANHDLVRQNWPARLGSPPKTMITGVPAYVDGRMLGITASAGGRIVNPDRMWHYTEGLRNYDPIWPNHGIRILPGPSSMWFDATGKRFSAPDMPGYDTLHTLGSITASGYDYSWFVTTSKIIAKEFALSGSEQNPDLTNKDILMLLSRIWQTPEPIEKFRKNGVDFITAATLSELVLGMNKLTGDGLIKLADLQRQIEARDREIDNPYSKDAQVMGIRNALSYPGDSLSRTAAIHKILDPSAGPLIAVRLNILTRKTLGGLQTDLSGRVLDSTGTPIPGLYAAGEVSGFGGGGVHGYRSMEGTFLGGCLFSGRQAGRAAAAAI; encoded by the coding sequence ATGGAGAACTCGGCCCCCACAACGATCAGCAGACGAAGAGCCCTGACGGTGGCCGGCGGTGTCGCCGCCGGCGCCGCCCTCGCGGCGCACGCGGTACCGGCGTTCGCGGCCGACACCACGTCCGCGGACGCCATCGTCGTCGGCCACGGCCTCGCCGGTCTCGTCGCCACCGCCGAACTGGTCGCCGCGGGAAAGAAAGTGCTGCTCCTGGACCAGGAACCCGAGTCCAACCTCGGCGGCCAGGCCTTCTGGTCCTTCGGCGGACTGTTCCTGATCGACTCCGACGAGCAGCGGCTCATGGGCATCAAGGACTCCCAAGAGCTGGCGTGGCAGGACTGGTTGGGCACGGCCGGCTTCGACCGCGGCATCGACGACCCGACCGGCCAGGACTACTGGGCCCGCAAGTGGGCCGAGGCGTATGTGGACTTCGCGGCCAACGAGAAGCGGTCCTGGCTCTACGGCCTCGGCATCCGCTGGTTCCCGATCGTCGGCTGGGCCGAGCGCGGCGGCGGCCTCGCCGACGGACACGGCAACTCGGTGCCCCGCTTCCACGTCACCTGGGGCACCGGGCCGGCCGTGGTCGAGCCGTTCGAGAAGCAGGTGCGGGCCGGGGTCGCCGGCGGCAAGGTGACCTTCAAGTTCCGGCACCGCGTCGACGAGATCGTCCGCACCAACGGCACCGTGACCGGCGTGCGCGGCGCCCTCCTCGAACCCAGCACCGCCCAGCGCGGCAAGGCCACCTCCCGCACCGTGGTGGGTGCCTTCGAGCTCAATGCCCCTGTGGTGATCGTGACTTCGGGCGGCATAGGCGCCAACCACGATCTCGTACGCCAGAACTGGCCCGCCCGGCTGGGCAGTCCGCCCAAGACCATGATCACCGGTGTGCCCGCGTACGTGGACGGCCGGATGCTCGGCATCACCGCGTCGGCGGGCGGCCGTATCGTCAACCCCGACCGGATGTGGCACTACACCGAGGGCCTCAGGAACTACGACCCGATCTGGCCCAACCACGGCATCCGCATCCTCCCGGGACCGTCGTCGATGTGGTTCGACGCCACCGGCAAGCGGTTCTCCGCCCCCGACATGCCGGGCTACGACACCCTCCACACCCTGGGCTCGATCACCGCGAGCGGTTACGACTACTCGTGGTTCGTCACCACGAGCAAGATCATCGCGAAGGAGTTCGCGCTCTCCGGCTCGGAACAGAACCCGGATCTCACCAACAAGGACATCCTGATGCTTCTCTCGCGCATCTGGCAGACGCCGGAGCCGATCGAGAAGTTCAGGAAGAACGGCGTCGACTTCATCACCGCCGCCACGCTCTCCGAACTCGTCCTCGGAATGAACAAGCTCACCGGCGACGGCCTGATCAAACTCGCCGACCTCCAACGGCAGATCGAGGCCCGGGACCGCGAGATCGACAACCCGTACTCGAAGGACGCCCAGGTGATGGGCATCCGCAACGCCCTTTCCTACCCCGGGGATTCACTCAGCCGCACGGCCGCGATCCACAAGATCCTCGACCCGAGCGCCGGACCCCTGATCGCCGTCCGCCTCAACATCCTCACCCGCAAGACCCTCGGCGGACTACAGACCGACCTCTCGGGCCGCGTCCTGGACTCCACGGGTACACCAATTCCCGGTCTGTACGCGGCCGGTGAGGTCTCCGGCTTCGGCGGCGGGGGAGTCCACGGCTACCGCTCGATGGAGGGCACCTTCCTCGGCGGCTGTCTGTTCTCCGGCCGCCAGGCGGGACGGGCGGCTGCCGCCGCGATCTGA
- a CDS encoding SDR family NAD(P)-dependent oxidoreductase — MTTTFITGANKGLGHETARRLLALGHTVIVGARDEERGAEAAAALGARFVRIDVTDDASVTAAAADVAVHEGVLDVLINNAGVHGPHGDPTDLTGADALGVFDVNVFGAVRTITAFLPLLRRSPDPVIINVSSGMGSLAITHDPSRIESSVVAPLYTASKAALTMLTTQYAKALKDVRVNAADPGYTATDLNGHTGPQTVTEGTDAIIRLATEEPGAGSGRFIDRDGPLALS; from the coding sequence ATGACCACCACGTTCATCACCGGAGCCAACAAGGGCCTCGGCCACGAGACCGCCCGCCGCCTCCTCGCCCTCGGCCACACCGTGATCGTCGGAGCCCGTGACGAGGAACGGGGTGCGGAGGCAGCCGCCGCACTCGGTGCGCGGTTCGTCCGTATCGACGTCACCGACGACGCCTCCGTCACCGCCGCGGCCGCCGACGTCGCCGTACACGAAGGCGTCCTCGACGTCCTGATCAACAACGCCGGTGTACACGGCCCGCACGGCGATCCCACCGACCTGACGGGCGCCGACGCGCTCGGCGTCTTCGACGTCAACGTCTTCGGTGCGGTCCGGACGATCACCGCGTTCCTGCCCTTGCTGCGCCGCTCACCCGACCCGGTGATCATCAACGTCAGCAGCGGCATGGGCTCGCTCGCCATCACCCACGACCCCTCCCGGATCGAGTCCTCCGTCGTCGCGCCGCTCTACACCGCCTCCAAGGCGGCACTCACCATGCTGACCACCCAATACGCCAAGGCGCTCAAGGACGTTCGCGTCAACGCCGCCGATCCGGGCTACACGGCGACCGACCTCAACGGCCACACCGGCCCCCAGACCGTCACCGAGGGAACCGACGCGATCATCCGGCTCGCGACCGAGGAACCCGGCGCGGGCTCGGGCCGCTTCATCGACCGCGACGGCCCGCTCGCCCTGTCCTGA
- a CDS encoding helix-turn-helix transcriptional regulator yields MDGMATHEGIELGLGTTIRAWRERLSPSAVGLPSGRSRRATGLRREELAERAGVSVDYVVRLEQGRSTAPSSQVVAALARALQLTAVEREHLYRMAGLVPPDDEPIPDHLPSGVHRVLNRLGDVAVAVFAADWQLIWWNPGWAALLGDPTDKPPEQRNFARERFPIGSGDDGRDVRIASWPVLVRNGAASDLAIVSDLRRATGRFPHDVRLTELIRQLTAGNETFARLWASGTVGAHREDRKTVEHPEVGPVDVDCDVLTDGDSDLKIVILTAAPGSSDEAGLRRAMAGDDLRAPTR; encoded by the coding sequence ATGGACGGTATGGCGACGCACGAAGGGATCGAGCTGGGGCTGGGTACGACGATCCGTGCCTGGCGGGAGCGGTTGTCCCCGTCGGCCGTGGGACTGCCGTCCGGTCGGTCCCGGCGGGCGACGGGTCTGCGCCGTGAGGAACTCGCCGAGCGTGCCGGGGTGTCGGTGGACTATGTGGTGCGACTGGAGCAGGGGCGGTCCACGGCGCCTTCGTCCCAGGTCGTCGCCGCGCTCGCGCGGGCCCTCCAACTGACCGCCGTGGAACGGGAGCACCTCTACCGCATGGCCGGGCTGGTCCCGCCCGACGACGAGCCGATTCCCGATCACCTGCCGTCGGGGGTGCACCGGGTGCTGAACCGGCTCGGGGACGTCGCCGTCGCCGTGTTCGCCGCCGACTGGCAGCTGATCTGGTGGAACCCCGGGTGGGCGGCGCTGCTCGGCGACCCGACGGACAAGCCGCCCGAGCAGCGGAACTTCGCTCGCGAGCGGTTCCCGATCGGTTCCGGCGACGATGGACGTGACGTCCGCATCGCCTCGTGGCCGGTGCTGGTGCGGAACGGTGCCGCCTCGGACCTCGCGATCGTGTCCGACCTGCGCCGCGCGACCGGTCGCTTCCCGCACGACGTCCGCCTGACGGAGCTGATCCGTCAACTCACCGCAGGCAACGAGACGTTCGCGCGGTTGTGGGCGAGCGGAACGGTGGGGGCGCACCGGGAGGACCGCAAGACGGTCGAGCATCCCGAGGTGGGGCCCGTGGACGTGGACTGCGATGTCCTGACGGACGGCGACTCCGACCTGAAGATCGTCATCTTGACGGCCGCACCCGGGAGTTCGGACGAGGCCGGGTTGCGGCGGGCGATGGCCGGTGACGACTTGCGCGCGCCCACCCGCTGA
- a CDS encoding expansin EXLX1 family cellulose-binding protein, which produces MSKRWLFLSAAAVLIVVSLALVLLPGHKDGDDVKAAAGSAATEPSATSSSPADSPSPTGTSTASARATAASKKPSATPSTRATTAKAAATSATKARQQATGTAPLAGRIRPGVTYRGVATFYDADGGGACLYDPSGDVMTGAMNTADYEASKACGAYVLVHAASGATITVRITNECPGDCAPGQIDLSAQAFAKLAAPSAGRIPITWNLASPSTTDTISIRYKTGSTRYWCGIQAIGHRNPLARLEVAVGSGWRQLERTDYNYFISEDGSGCGGALRLTDIYGQQLTVPALAVRANVTQSTRVQFAQH; this is translated from the coding sequence GTGTCCAAGCGGTGGCTGTTCCTGTCGGCGGCCGCGGTACTCATCGTCGTCTCCCTGGCCCTGGTGCTCCTGCCCGGCCACAAGGACGGCGATGACGTGAAGGCCGCGGCGGGAAGCGCCGCGACCGAACCCTCCGCGACCAGCTCCAGCCCGGCCGACTCACCGTCCCCGACCGGCACTTCGACCGCCTCCGCACGGGCGACCGCCGCATCGAAGAAGCCGTCGGCGACCCCGTCCACCCGCGCGACGACCGCCAAGGCGGCCGCCACGTCGGCCACGAAGGCCCGCCAACAGGCCACCGGTACCGCTCCGTTGGCCGGACGTATCCGCCCCGGCGTCACCTACCGAGGTGTCGCCACCTTCTACGACGCGGACGGCGGCGGCGCCTGCCTGTACGACCCGAGCGGCGACGTCATGACCGGCGCGATGAACACCGCGGACTACGAGGCGTCCAAGGCCTGCGGGGCGTACGTACTCGTGCACGCGGCAAGCGGCGCGACCATCACGGTCCGCATCACCAACGAATGCCCGGGGGACTGTGCCCCCGGCCAGATCGACCTCAGCGCACAGGCCTTCGCCAAACTCGCCGCCCCTTCGGCCGGCCGGATCCCGATCACCTGGAACCTGGCGAGCCCCAGCACCACCGACACGATCTCGATCCGCTACAAGACCGGCTCAACCCGCTACTGGTGCGGCATCCAGGCGATCGGCCACCGAAATCCCCTGGCCCGCCTCGAAGTTGCCGTGGGCAGCGGCTGGCGTCAGTTGGAGCGCACCGACTACAACTACTTCATCTCCGAGGACGGCAGCGGCTGCGGCGGCGCGCTCAGGCTCACCGACATCTACGGCCAACAACTCACCGTCCCCGCACTCGCGGTGCGCGCGAACGTCACGCAGTCCACGCGGGTCCAGTTCGCCCAACACTGA
- a CDS encoding carboxylesterase/lipase family protein — translation MPQSVLAVTSQGPVLGTWQHTTARFLGIPYAEAPVGDLRFAAPVPTKPWTEPLDAAEYGPTAQRRPFVLDGPTTIPEPSIPGDGVLNLNVFTPDPNPGADLPVLVWIHGGGYVAGSAASPWYDGSAFARDGIVLVSIGYRLGIEGFLHLDDAPDNRAVLDWIAALTWVRDNIDAFGGDPGKVTVAGQSAGGGAAQTLMATPSAHGLFRAAISQSGAIKAPQHRRDALADSARLTQRTGVPALASALRDLTGDELLALQDALATPEAGLTLAPFADGELIPAPVPDAFANGSAAPVPLLLGFTQREFYPPPGATPTPVPTEAVDAMLTGHGLGPDAVTMYTALQDRADPALRMGQALTDAIFRGPSLALAESHAHHELPTWLYHFTWGSAAHCVEIPFAFDLLNAERVTAATGPHPPQSLADAMHAAWVAFIRDLDPGPNWPRYTNKRRTTMTWDTVPEALDDPLSAERRIWTTPPTAP, via the coding sequence GTGCCCCAGTCCGTACTCGCTGTCACGTCCCAGGGTCCTGTCCTCGGGACGTGGCAGCACACCACCGCCCGCTTCCTCGGCATCCCCTACGCCGAGGCCCCCGTCGGCGACCTCCGCTTCGCCGCCCCCGTCCCGACCAAGCCGTGGACCGAACCCCTCGACGCCGCCGAGTACGGGCCCACCGCGCAACGCCGCCCCTTCGTCCTCGACGGCCCCACCACCATCCCCGAACCGTCGATACCGGGCGACGGGGTTCTGAACCTCAACGTCTTCACCCCGGACCCGAACCCGGGCGCCGACCTGCCGGTCCTCGTCTGGATCCACGGCGGCGGCTACGTCGCCGGATCCGCCGCCAGCCCCTGGTACGACGGCTCCGCCTTCGCCCGCGACGGCATCGTCCTCGTGTCCATCGGCTACCGGCTCGGCATCGAGGGCTTCCTTCACCTCGACGACGCCCCAGACAACCGCGCCGTGCTCGACTGGATCGCCGCGCTGACCTGGGTGCGCGACAACATCGACGCGTTCGGCGGCGACCCCGGAAAGGTCACCGTCGCCGGCCAGTCGGCGGGCGGCGGCGCCGCACAGACCCTGATGGCGACCCCCTCCGCACATGGCCTCTTCCGCGCCGCGATCTCCCAGTCCGGCGCCATAAAAGCCCCCCAACACCGCCGAGACGCCCTCGCCGACTCGGCCCGCCTGACCCAACGCACCGGCGTCCCCGCCCTCGCCTCCGCACTCCGCGACCTCACCGGCGACGAACTGCTCGCCCTCCAGGACGCGTTGGCCACACCCGAGGCAGGCCTGACGCTGGCGCCCTTCGCGGACGGGGAGTTGATCCCTGCCCCGGTCCCCGACGCCTTCGCGAACGGCAGCGCGGCCCCTGTCCCGCTCCTGCTCGGCTTCACCCAGCGCGAGTTCTACCCGCCGCCGGGGGCCACGCCAACACCCGTACCGACCGAGGCCGTTGACGCCATGCTGACCGGCCACGGCCTGGGCCCCGACGCCGTGACGATGTACACAGCCCTTCAGGACCGGGCGGACCCGGCACTCCGCATGGGCCAGGCCCTCACCGACGCCATCTTCCGCGGCCCGTCCCTCGCCCTCGCCGAGTCCCACGCCCACCACGAACTCCCCACCTGGCTCTACCACTTCACCTGGGGCAGCGCCGCCCACTGCGTCGAGATCCCCTTCGCCTTCGACCTGCTGAACGCGGAACGCGTCACGGCGGCGACGGGTCCGCATCCTCCTCAATCCCTCGCGGACGCGATGCACGCCGCGTGGGTCGCCTTCATCCGCGACCTGGACCCGGGCCCCAACTGGCCCCGCTACACCAACAAACGCCGCACGACGATGACTTGGGACACCGTCCCGGAGGCCCTGGACGACCCGCTGAGCGCCGAGCGCCGCATCTGGACCACGCCACCGACCGCACCCTGA
- a CDS encoding MFS transporter, translated as MSASTSSAPATPRTDDALGSSQVNVLMWSMGAGFAALYTAYAGLVVVLLPAQIQNLDAAAKESNLALVTMTSSIVTLFAQPIIGAISDRTRGRLGRRTPWMLFGAVGATLSLLAISHATTLLWLTLMWVAVQVLLNVVQAPLTAVMADRVAPRRRGMVSAFVGLGSNLGVTLGVILAARYAGQLGLGYGVIAAIVLVVVIAFVLLNRDRTRPEPQEPFSWREFLTGFWVSPRQHPDFAWAFVARMTFILGYWGVATYQRYALQDYVGLDGGAVDSAQQLMSVLALVGTLAAAIPAAKISDRTGRRKIFVIGASVLLALSMAIPLVSPTLPAMYAYALVSGMGFGTYMSLDMALMTEVLPKGAAAGKDLGILNIATNIPQALGPIIASVLITSFAAGSDKLPGYRVLFAFAAVVVLISALAVRPIKGVK; from the coding sequence TTGTCCGCTTCGACCTCTTCCGCCCCCGCCACTCCCCGTACGGACGACGCCCTGGGCAGCTCCCAGGTGAACGTCCTGATGTGGTCGATGGGTGCGGGATTCGCCGCTCTCTACACCGCCTACGCCGGTCTCGTCGTGGTTCTGCTCCCCGCTCAGATCCAGAACCTCGACGCCGCCGCGAAGGAATCGAATCTCGCGCTGGTCACGATGACCTCGTCGATCGTCACGCTCTTCGCCCAGCCGATCATCGGCGCCATCTCCGACCGCACCCGCGGCCGCCTGGGCCGCCGCACCCCCTGGATGCTGTTCGGCGCCGTCGGCGCGACCCTCTCCCTGCTGGCCATCTCGCACGCCACCACCCTGCTCTGGCTCACGCTGATGTGGGTCGCCGTCCAGGTCCTGCTGAACGTGGTCCAGGCCCCGCTCACCGCCGTCATGGCCGACCGCGTGGCTCCCCGCCGTCGCGGCATGGTCTCCGCCTTCGTCGGCCTCGGCTCCAACCTCGGCGTCACACTCGGCGTGATCCTCGCCGCCCGCTACGCCGGTCAACTCGGCCTGGGCTACGGCGTGATCGCCGCGATCGTCCTGGTGGTCGTGATCGCGTTCGTCCTGCTCAACCGGGACCGGACCCGTCCTGAGCCGCAGGAGCCCTTCTCCTGGCGGGAGTTCCTCACCGGCTTCTGGGTCTCACCGCGCCAACACCCCGATTTCGCCTGGGCGTTCGTGGCCCGCATGACCTTCATCCTCGGATACTGGGGAGTCGCCACCTACCAGCGCTACGCCCTCCAGGACTACGTCGGCCTGGACGGCGGCGCGGTGGACAGCGCCCAGCAGCTGATGTCCGTGCTCGCCCTCGTCGGCACCCTCGCCGCCGCCATCCCGGCGGCGAAGATCTCCGACCGCACCGGCCGCCGCAAGATCTTCGTGATCGGCGCCTCGGTCCTGCTCGCCCTGTCCATGGCCATCCCGCTGGTCAGCCCCACCCTGCCCGCGATGTACGCCTACGCACTGGTCAGCGGCATGGGCTTCGGTACGTACATGTCGCTGGACATGGCCCTGATGACCGAGGTCCTGCCCAAGGGCGCGGCGGCCGGCAAGGACCTGGGCATCCTCAACATCGCCACCAACATCCCGCAGGCGCTGGGCCCGATCATCGCCTCCGTACTCATCACCTCGTTCGCCGCGGGCTCCGACAAACTCCCGGGCTACCGCGTCCTGTTCGCCTTCGCCGCCGTCGTCGTACTGATCAGCGCGCTCGCCGTCCGGCCGATCAAGGGCGTCAAATAG
- a CDS encoding ROK family transcriptional regulator → MNAPADSADVRRRNLGLVLRYLDAHGPCARTEVAVGTGLVHATVTALVAELIDRGLVAEAGSVPSAGRGRPRRLLRLVPERVVILAAQVSLESVHVMAADFQGRVLHRESAPHHAPYGDPRALATVIGCVVRSAEATVRDATPHAHLAQLAVAMAGPVVGPSHLVAAAIDFGWRNTDLRALVAAELPLLDCPVDVVNDANMAALAEYHALATDGVEHPDTVAYIKADTGVGGGLLVNGRVHSGSHGMAGEIGHLPIALDGPDCRCGTRGCLATYIGPEPLIHAAGLDTVAEAEGAEAALAELDRRLRAGDPDAVAALGTAGHALGAAVLGVSGVTDAGEIILGGYLATWAPWLAPGLDERLAGRRALAPDMQPVITFGVLGGEATLRGAFQTCRDALLDDPTSVPALPRAQVAVPSQ, encoded by the coding sequence GTGAACGCCCCCGCCGACTCCGCCGACGTACGACGCCGCAATCTGGGCCTCGTGCTGCGGTACCTCGACGCCCACGGCCCGTGCGCCCGTACCGAGGTCGCGGTCGGCACCGGACTGGTGCACGCCACGGTCACCGCACTGGTGGCGGAACTCATCGACCGCGGCCTGGTCGCCGAGGCGGGTTCCGTGCCGTCCGCCGGGCGGGGCCGCCCCCGGCGGCTGCTGCGGCTGGTCCCCGAGCGCGTGGTCATCCTCGCCGCGCAGGTGAGTCTGGAATCCGTGCACGTCATGGCGGCTGACTTCCAAGGCCGCGTCCTGCACCGCGAGTCGGCGCCCCACCACGCGCCCTACGGCGATCCGCGCGCCCTGGCCACGGTCATCGGCTGTGTGGTGCGGTCGGCCGAGGCGACGGTACGGGACGCGACACCGCACGCCCATCTCGCCCAACTCGCCGTGGCCATGGCCGGACCGGTCGTCGGGCCCTCCCATCTGGTCGCCGCCGCCATCGACTTCGGCTGGCGCAACACCGACCTGCGTGCCCTCGTCGCCGCCGAACTGCCCTTGCTGGACTGCCCTGTTGACGTGGTCAACGACGCCAACATGGCTGCGCTGGCCGAGTACCACGCCCTCGCCACCGACGGTGTGGAGCACCCCGACACCGTCGCCTACATCAAGGCCGACACCGGCGTGGGCGGCGGCCTGCTCGTCAACGGCCGTGTGCACAGCGGGAGTCACGGCATGGCGGGTGAGATCGGGCATCTGCCGATAGCCCTCGACGGCCCTGACTGCCGTTGCGGCACCCGGGGTTGCCTGGCGACGTACATCGGACCCGAACCCCTCATCCACGCGGCCGGGTTGGACACCGTGGCCGAGGCGGAGGGCGCCGAAGCGGCGCTGGCCGAACTGGACCGCCGCCTGCGCGCGGGCGACCCGGACGCGGTCGCGGCACTCGGCACCGCCGGGCACGCGCTGGGCGCCGCCGTCCTCGGCGTGTCCGGTGTCACCGACGCCGGCGAGATCATCCTCGGCGGATACCTCGCCACCTGGGCGCCTTGGCTCGCGCCCGGCCTGGACGAGCGCCTGGCCGGACGCCGCGCCCTGGCACCCGACATGCAGCCCGTGATCACCTTCGGCGTCCTCGGCGGGGAA